A portion of the Zootoca vivipara chromosome 6, rZooViv1.1, whole genome shotgun sequence genome contains these proteins:
- the SMG9 gene encoding nonsense-mediated mRNA decay factor SMG9 isoform X1: MSESGHSQPGLYERRRRWNRDKELGHQSLSGPGRDRDYVPWDRERDRRDPVDEPVGTVMQKTPIILAKPPAERSKGTPTPTPAPAPAATPAIEKPIVLMKSREEGKGPAGATETSAQPPAAVAKVEKEGQRPTQPVYQIQNRGMGSTAPSSVMDPVVGQAKLLAPEKMKHSIKLVDDQMNWCDSAIEYLLDQTDVLVVGVLGLQGTGKSMVMSLLSANQPEEDQRTYVFRTQSQEIKERGGNQTSGIDFFITQERIIFLDTQPILSPSILDHLINNDRKLPPEYNLPHTYVEMQSLQIAAFLFTVCHVVIVVQDWFTDLSLYRFLQTAEMVKPSTPSPSHESSGSSGSDEGTEYYPHIVFLQNKAKRENFCPRNLKQMHLVIDKIMMHSHLKYKGTLSMLECNIFPGLPQSYLDSEVNLFLLPFMDSDSDDALPRAAPGSGPLFSLLPGYKGHPSFQSLIAKLRSQIMSMSRPQLSHTILTEKNWFHYAARIWDGVKKSSALSEYSRLLA; encoded by the exons ATGTCCGAGTCGGGGCACAGCCAGCCTGGGCTGTACGAGCGCCGTCGCCGCTGGAACCGTGACAAGGAGCTGGGTCACCAGAGCCTGTCTGGGCCGGGTCGGGATCGTGACTACGTCCCCTGGGATCGTGAGCGAGACCGGCGG GACCCAGTGGATGAGCCGGTGGGAACCGTGATGCAGAAGACACCCATCATCCTGGCCAAGCCACCTGCAGAAAGG TCCAAGGGGACCCCAACCCCCACTCCTGCTCCAGCGCCTGCcgccacccctgccatagagaAGCCGATTGTGCTGATGAAGTCGCGGGAGGAAGGCAAAGGTCCCGCGGGGGCAACGGAGACATCCGCTCAGCCCCCCGCTGCTGTCGCCAAGGTGGAGAAGGAGGGCCAGCGCCCCACACAGCCGGTCTACCAGATCCAGAATCGGGGCATGGGCTCAACCGCACCCAGCAGCGTCATGGACC CTGTGGTTGGCCAGGCCAAGCTGTTAGCCCCGGAGAAGATGAAGCACAGCATCAAGCTGGTGGACGACCAGATGAACTGGTGTGACAGCGCCATTGAG TATCTCCTGGACCAAACAGATGTGCTGGTGGTTGGAGTGCTGGGGCTGCAGGGCACAGGAAAATCCATGGTAATGTCACTGCTGTCTGCCAACCAGCCTGAAGAGGATCAAAG GACCTATGTGTTCCGTACTCAGAGCCAGGAGATCAAGGAGCGTGGGGGCAACCAGACCAGTGGTATCGACTTCTTCATCACTCAGGAGCGTATCATCTTCCTTGACACTCAG CCCATTCTCAGTCCCTCCATTCTAGATCACTTGATCAACAATGACCGCAAGCTGCCTCCGGAGTATAATCTGCCTCATACTTACGTTGAGATGCAG TCCCTCCAGATTGCTGCTTTCCTCTTCACTGTCTGTCATGTGGTCATCGTGGTACAAGACTGGTTTACTGATCTGAGCCTGTACAG GTTCTTGCAGACAGCTGAGATGGTAAAACCCTCCACTCCGTCTCCCAGTCACGAATCCAGCGGCTCCTCTGGCTCGGATGAGGGCACAGAATACTACCCACACATTG ttTTTCTCCAGAACAAAGCCAAGAGAGAGAACTTCTGCCCCCGGAACCTGAAGCAGATGCACCTGGTTATTGACAAGATTATGATGCACTCTCACCTGAAATATAAGG GCACCCTCTCCATGCTGGAATGCAACATATTTCCTGGCCTTCCTCAAAGTTACCTGGACTCAGAGGTCAACCTGTTCCTACTGCCTTTTATGGACAGCGATTCGGATGATGCTCTGCCCAGGGCAG cCCCTGGGAGcggccccctcttctccctcctgcctgggTACAAGGGGCACCCCAGTTTCCAGTCTTTGATTGCCAAGCTTCGGAGCCAGATTATGTCTATGTCCCGGCCTCAGCTCTCCCACACCATCCTGACAGAAAAGAactg
- the SMG9 gene encoding nonsense-mediated mRNA decay factor SMG9 isoform X2, with product MKSREEGKGPAGATETSAQPPAAVAKVEKEGQRPTQPVYQIQNRGMGSTAPSSVMDPVVGQAKLLAPEKMKHSIKLVDDQMNWCDSAIEYLLDQTDVLVVGVLGLQGTGKSMVMSLLSANQPEEDQRTYVFRTQSQEIKERGGNQTSGIDFFITQERIIFLDTQPILSPSILDHLINNDRKLPPEYNLPHTYVEMQSLQIAAFLFTVCHVVIVVQDWFTDLSLYRFLQTAEMVKPSTPSPSHESSGSSGSDEGTEYYPHIVFLQNKAKRENFCPRNLKQMHLVIDKIMMHSHLKYKGTLSMLECNIFPGLPQSYLDSEVNLFLLPFMDSDSDDALPRAAPGSGPLFSLLPGYKGHPSFQSLIAKLRSQIMSMSRPQLSHTILTEKNWFHYAARIWDGVKKSSALSEYSRLLA from the exons ATGAAGTCGCGGGAGGAAGGCAAAGGTCCCGCGGGGGCAACGGAGACATCCGCTCAGCCCCCCGCTGCTGTCGCCAAGGTGGAGAAGGAGGGCCAGCGCCCCACACAGCCGGTCTACCAGATCCAGAATCGGGGCATGGGCTCAACCGCACCCAGCAGCGTCATGGACC CTGTGGTTGGCCAGGCCAAGCTGTTAGCCCCGGAGAAGATGAAGCACAGCATCAAGCTGGTGGACGACCAGATGAACTGGTGTGACAGCGCCATTGAG TATCTCCTGGACCAAACAGATGTGCTGGTGGTTGGAGTGCTGGGGCTGCAGGGCACAGGAAAATCCATGGTAATGTCACTGCTGTCTGCCAACCAGCCTGAAGAGGATCAAAG GACCTATGTGTTCCGTACTCAGAGCCAGGAGATCAAGGAGCGTGGGGGCAACCAGACCAGTGGTATCGACTTCTTCATCACTCAGGAGCGTATCATCTTCCTTGACACTCAG CCCATTCTCAGTCCCTCCATTCTAGATCACTTGATCAACAATGACCGCAAGCTGCCTCCGGAGTATAATCTGCCTCATACTTACGTTGAGATGCAG TCCCTCCAGATTGCTGCTTTCCTCTTCACTGTCTGTCATGTGGTCATCGTGGTACAAGACTGGTTTACTGATCTGAGCCTGTACAG GTTCTTGCAGACAGCTGAGATGGTAAAACCCTCCACTCCGTCTCCCAGTCACGAATCCAGCGGCTCCTCTGGCTCGGATGAGGGCACAGAATACTACCCACACATTG ttTTTCTCCAGAACAAAGCCAAGAGAGAGAACTTCTGCCCCCGGAACCTGAAGCAGATGCACCTGGTTATTGACAAGATTATGATGCACTCTCACCTGAAATATAAGG GCACCCTCTCCATGCTGGAATGCAACATATTTCCTGGCCTTCCTCAAAGTTACCTGGACTCAGAGGTCAACCTGTTCCTACTGCCTTTTATGGACAGCGATTCGGATGATGCTCTGCCCAGGGCAG cCCCTGGGAGcggccccctcttctccctcctgcctgggTACAAGGGGCACCCCAGTTTCCAGTCTTTGATTGCCAAGCTTCGGAGCCAGATTATGTCTATGTCCCGGCCTCAGCTCTCCCACACCATCCTGACAGAAAAGAactg
- the LOC118087124 gene encoding uncharacterized protein LOC118087124, protein MREGLLGWPGAAARPAGHALGAMDLAGMDVGAEIELTEDGSLDELPLHLENAKNCLSWETLDTSSSDDDGEAYFTFYLPARRPARPAQHLPAQRPPASPSTRSASCAKWIPPLYPCPLRPSLPAAPGSPAFGAHQCQKCLQVFMEEWHYAQHLKDHAQEELQKPAAPPPRARSPPRKLRCLECGKRFLHPEHFARHTKWHLKLVRKGIKVCHRKGCRRSSSSSSCSSSPASQAAYVYKPAETQPGAKGTSGLPAVQEAPRQPKSLQAPRAQKASKRKSSKHQRKLPAAGAPPAESLLGPPHPGHSVAILDGDVGVALLQPWQKQEAILEGQVAGGLFQPAVMNADNQIIILDGDEAEVQATLFDGQGNVNALRPLFLRAEEQAAILDTPVSLSSLQLGGVNKDQATLASGWVSQNPCTLLRTVLLQTDEQGAVVDGQAEPSPLQQVIIKTSEGASTLYLDPDPHLSSVDLATLHLVPLHQESQFITVPYGNALTLDSTDPVCDGNGAWEQPQAATVQFSGYVPNPCQQNKQPSPPATATLSPKGSVVVRLVPGTSGGDHPEVLDLEYDMGGGIPVASEPWEANGRAGPEAYGAEVVAAAEEDFIVVEVDPDSRGAKMAAVGRPLGSHKRQASRRRVRKPARRKRTAWGFRCPDCGARYSRMSQLRAHQKWPRRRGRGFLCECGTSFRGLLHLLRHQLQHLEEALFICAACGKSLKGHTGLARHGSCHPRPVHFSCLCGASFQRLSRYLWHHVRNQRPGLRVYTLSGFLPSS, encoded by the exons ATGCGGGAAGGTCTGCTGGGCTGGCCCGGAGCAGCGGCGAGGCCTGCGGGACACGCCCTG GGCGCTATGGACTTGGCAGGGATGGATGTTGGAGCTGAAATTGAACTGACAGAAGATGGGTCCCTGGATGAACTGCCTCTGCACTTG GAAAACGCCAAGAACTGTCTCTCCTGGGAAACCCTGGACACCTCCAGCAGCGATGACGACGGGGAGGCCTATTTCACCTTTTACCTCCCCGCTCGGCGCCCAGCCCGGCCTGCTCAGCACCTCCCCGCTCAGCGCCCGCCAGCCTCCCCCTCCACCCGGTCTGCCTCTTGTGCAAAATGGATCCCTCCCTTGTACCCCTGCCCGCTGCGCCCCAGCCTTCCCGCTGCCCCTGGGAGCCCGGCGTTTGGCGCTCACCAGTGCCAGAAGTGCCTGCAGGTCTTCATGGAAGAGTGGCACTACGCCCAGCACCTCAAGGACCATGCCCAAGAGGAGCTGCAGAAGCCTGCGGCGCCACCGCCCCGGGCGCGCTCCCCGCCCCGCAAGCTGCGCTGCCTGGAGTGCGGCAAGCGGTTCCTGCACCCGGAGCACTTTGCCCGGCACACCAAGTGGCACCTGAAGCTGGTGCGGAAGGGCATCAAGGTCTGCCACAGGAAGGGGTGCAGgcgctcctcctcttcttcctcctgctcctcttcccccGCCTCCCAAGCTGCCTATGTTTACAAGCCCGCCGAAACGCAGCCGGGAGCAAAAGGCACGTCCGGCCTGCCAGCTGTGCAGGAAGCTCCGAGGCAGCCGAAGAGCCTCCAGGCGCCCCGGGCCCAGAAGGCCAGCAAGCGGAAGTCCTCCAAGCACCAGAGGAAGCTGCCGGCTGCTGGTGCTCCGCCTGCCGAGAGCCTGCTCGGTCCCCCCCACCCGGGGCATTCGGTGGCCATCTTAGACGGGGACGTCGGCGTGGCCCTGCTGCAGCCGTGGCAGAAGCAGGAGGCCATCTTGGAAGGCCAGGTGGCGGGGGGCCTGTTCCAGCCGGCGGTCATGAACGCTGACAACCAGATCATCATCCTGGACGGCGACGAGGCAGAGGTGCAGGCCACTCTCTTCGACGGGCAGGGGAACGTCAACGCCCTCCGGCCTCTTTTCCTCCGGGCCGAGGAACAGGCAGCCATTTTGGACACTCCGGTGAGCCTGAGCTCCCTGCAGTTGGGGGGAGTCAATAAGGACCAGGCCACCCTTGCCTCTGGGTGGGTCTCCCAGAACCCTTGCACGCTCCTCCGGACTGTGCTGCTCCAGACGGACGAGCAGGGGGCCGTCGTGGACGGCCAGGCAgagcccagccccctgcagcaGGTGATCATCAAGACTTCAGAAGGGGCATCCACACTGTATCTGGACCCAGACCCTCACCTTTCTTCTGTGGACTTGGCCACCCTCCACTTGGTCCCTTTGCACCAAGAGTCTCAGTTTATAACCGTCCCGTACGGGAACGCGTTGACCTTGGACAGCACAGATCCGGTGTGCGACGGGAACGGGGCTTGGGAACAGCCCCAGGCCGCCACCGTGCAGTTCTCGGGGTACGTGCCGAACCCGTGTCAACAAAACAAGCAGCCGTCTCCCCCGGCAACCgccaccctttctcccaaaggctcTGTGGTTGTCCGCCTGGTCCCCGGCACGTCTGGGGGCGACCACCCCGAGGTCTTGGATCTGGAGTACGACATGGGCGGCGGCATCCCTGTGGCCTCTGAGCCGTGGGAGGCAAACGGGAGGGCCGGGCCAGAGGCCTACGGTGCCgaagtggtggcggcagcagaggAGGACTTCATCGTGGTGGAGGTGGACCCTGACTCGAGGGGTGCCAAGATGGCGGCAGTGGGCCGCCCCCTCGGCAGCCACAAGCGGCAGGCCTCCCGGAGAAGGGTTCGGAAGCCGGCCAGACGGAAGAGGACTGCGTGGGGCTTCCGGTGCCCCGATTGCGGGGCACGCTACAGCCGGATGTCCCAGCTCCGCGCCCACCAGAAATGGCCCCGGCGCCGAGGGCGGGGCTTCCTGTGTGAATGCGGGACTTCCTTCCGCGGCCTGCTACACCTTCTGAGACACCAGCTGCAGCACCTGGAGGAAGCCCTCTTCATCTGCGCGGCCTGCGGGAAGTCGCTCAAAGGGCACACGGGCCTCGCCAGGCACGGCTCCTGTCACCCTCGCCCGGTCCACTTCAGCTGCCTGTGCGGAGCCAGCTTCCAGCGCCTGTCCCGCTACCTGTGGCACCATGTGAGGAACCAGCGGCCCGGCCTGCGGGTGTACACCCTCTCAGGTTTCCTCCCCTCGAGCTGA